One Cyclopterus lumpus isolate fCycLum1 chromosome 7, fCycLum1.pri, whole genome shotgun sequence DNA window includes the following coding sequences:
- the ttll9 gene encoding probable tubulin polyglutamylase TTLL9, translating to MSKYKTSGYKGSYDCSKSEEREGRCCVRYKCGQLNTINVLRQRPGWVEVKDEGEWDFNWCDVGWLRDNFDHSYLEEHVRINHFRNHYELTRKNLMVKNLKRYRKNLERDVGRMEASKCDFFPCTFALPSEYHLFVEEFKRSPGSTWIMKPVAKSQGKGIFLFRKLKDIMDWKKDGTRSEEQKDAAQVESYVAQRYIENPYLINGRKFDLRVYVLVTAYVPLKAWLYRDGFGRFSSTRFSLSSIDDKYMHLTNVAVQKTAPDYDPEKGCKWQMQQLRRYLTAKHGRETVESLFKEMDNIFVRSLQSVRKVIINDKHCFELYGYDILLDQNLKPWLIEVNASPSHTPSSQEDYEMKCRLLEDTLNVVDMEGRLTGKEKRVGGYDLMWNDGPVFREDVNLETFGSSCFTANTHLGCVNDREKQLRRILKPFPGQKRM from the exons ATGTCAAAATACAAG ACTTCTGGATACAAAGGTTCCTATGACTGTAGCAAAAGTGAGGAGCG ggaGGGAAGGTGTTGCGTGCGTTACAAATGTGGCCAACTCAACACCATAAACGTCCTACGCCAAAGGCCAGGTTGGGTGGAAGTCAAAGA TGAAGGAGAATGGGACTTCAACTGGTGTGATGTGGGCTGGCTCAGGGATAATTTTGATCATTCATATTTGGAGGAACATGTCAGGATAAACCACTTTCGCAACCATTATGAG TTGACTCGCAAAAACCTCATGGTGAAAAACCTCAAAAGATACCGGAAAAATCTCGAAAGGGATGTTGGCCGCATGGAGGCCTCCAAATGTGATTTCTTCCCCTGCACCTTCGCATTGCCCAGCGAATATCATCTCTTTGTTGAGGAATTCAAAAGAAGCCCTGGTAGCACCTGGATCATGAAGCCG GTAGCAAAATCTCAAGGGAAAGGCATTTTCCTATTCAGGAAACTGAAGGACATCATGGATTGGAAAAAG GATGGCACCCGCTCAGAGGAACAGAAGGATGCAGCTCAAGTGGAAAGCTATGTGGCTCAACGCTACATCGAGAACCCCTACCTAATTAATG GCAGGAAATTTGATCTGAGGGTCTATGTGCTGGTAACAGCC tatGTTCCCTTGAAGGCCTGGCTGTATCGAGATGGGTTTGGCCGCTTCTCAAGCACCCGCTTCTCCCTGAGCAGTATTGATGACAAGT ATATGCACCTCACCAATGTGGCTGTTCAGAAAACTGCACCGGACTATGACCCTGAAAAG GGATGTAAGTGGCAGATGCAACAGCTTCGAAGATACCTGACTGCAAAACATGGCAGAGAGACTGTAGAATCTCTGTTTAAGGAGATGGATAACATATTTGTCCGCAGTCTACAGAGTGTACGAAAGGTCATTATCAATGACAAACACTGCTTTGAGCTCTATGGCTATGACATTCTACTGGATCAGAATCTCAAACC GTGGTTAATTGAGGTGAACGCATCCCCGTCACATACACCGAGTAGTCAAGAGGATTACGAGATGAAGTGCCGGCTGCTGGAAGACACTTTGAATGTTGTTGATATGGAGGGAAG GCTGACTGGCAAGGAGAAAAGGGTGGGGGGCTATGACCTCATGTGGAACGACGGGCCTGTCTTCAGAGAGGACGTCAACCTCGAAACATTTGGCAGTTCGTGTTTCACTGCCAACACACACTTGG GGTGCGTGAATGACAGGGAGAAACAGCTTCGCCGGATTCTAAAACCATTTCCAGGACAGAAGAGGATGTAA
- the sycp2 gene encoding synaptonemal complex protein 2 — protein sequence MAPRPDTQLEKVIDEVLRSGDVQALDVFVQRNIHEGPPITCSAQFLPKLDTLVSRSLDKKDSKSASLGLAILYKYGKHLKLPGGCQGLSGLIAQGLLNKMVQWFGKCRKLWIECGPKWDETLFNLSEEFFDALMVVHKACKEGTCKITESFLYPVGQLAVDPRIYILIQKEAIRKFNLILDKIPVELKKERKILTSKEASDIMMKLAGQILKGGDYDLQTALMEALCRMATPDQRKELADQWFSMEHVANALVKIKDSEFETDCRTFLNLVNGIQGDRRRVSSYPCLEVFLDKHELLMPADEKLEEFWIDFNFDSHSISFYFSFFDEAAREGQWETICINENEVKSYTVTEEGTRKVLQLLLSEVIVVGEIEGLSLTIHFSSSLDILQAARTVYGHCKNKGFVGKTGKSVVKTTVRIIMTDNISQVVPESQMSLGESEKDTAPYLLPAQSAIAQMKTPTKMRFSESTTFISNSAGGSVHGARSLSAVMSSNTSAKGKGKPSLEMVPSCDRQGESYLGALRTSAKTCSNSTSNSTAAGGMTEQVATSLQSMAPKQSNRNKVGKYKKNIPVAEAVNMVLSGHGEEQSLESSVVPNTQPRIEKNITLNWKKCSVSEMIMMPTQKINFLPRPEPRSSLAQQQECPSPAQRLSLPGSSSTSQKQLHTELTQRLQKVLSERNQDPAPQQPFVPQRKLADLRAGSKGTNSAVQSALVLCTSKEQQTQRKALSRGKSQRLMSREADAAVIKDPAKTSTAKALQKRVPPNVKVETHNGPSNKETRDAEVAGSLVKLISSHYEINTQSKAKDTAESIPKSWIPPLVNRPIFNMSWLSTAKKESSGAVSQIKSHSKTTTKSTRQRKDIFAFNIDAPLSVTGKNKTFSYTSAMTSSGSHDSPALPSTIKKGQPVAKAKRYVKKHLFSDTDYSTTDVSWLRESSRKPKPKVNKYSRQAPVKPRAMSPHTSYDFPDLPPSSRKPEKRNTKLNKKRPAVKGRVEQQHKPVKLAPAPKRPYAAGRMSQRTAAISTKSYKEPDTDDSLSESEKPAVPKYSSAHHLENAERTHDAAQVTKKKTASKRSTKSYMIPESNHHSSQSESMFGQPPPSKKQRPENVLSETRKLNKKNVVPAQEQVNRLKGPRAARQTFFCPSPPLIERMRSAERSAPTLGLTCSPLFTPRGSPLPASPDQLCEDPSSPILLLPKPRSTVSSKGDLRPSSFYSAGKKRSSSKTGSNQSAPSLPSLIPISQTPGPSAAEMNPIKERLPSAPQSPFSLSARPLLTSTLLELDKPSIPSPSQSPLPEDTFNHGSHYSFSKVSSVSWVSSTQSSVLTSRVKDSPVAALAVTSTKEETPSSDRDQKSDRLHFSGPSRKRHVSFSSKSEEDEKEKRQKSKTRGQRSPRMKPRKLFKSFAEVSAEGEVSCVMSSSHTMSSSHWEAEVEDGDMDVDEDFELPKVTVNPSNLCKQFSSELKKKFQSRHNMVKVYNKQSLKTVQQHVSCLNAQVAKYRTQRLEQVQKVLMEEIHKLEKDDTVLKRMEKDLTIYWKKQAVAFHSYQEQGTIRNEALKKALQTNVCHSVEYEERIFTSQMCMIRNDMKSVQDRLLSEMQEGEIQSVKRGLHALFFP from the exons ATGGCACCGAGGCCCGACACTCAG TTGGAGAAAGTCATCGATGAAGTGCTAAGGAGTGGGGATGTCCAAGCACTGGATGTGTTTGTGCAAAGGAACATCCATGAAGGGCCCCCCATAACATGTTCTGCACAGTTTCTCCCCAAATTGGATACACTTGTTAGCAGG agTTTGGATAAAAAAGATTCCAAGTCAGCCAGTTTGGGTCTTGCTATCCTTTACAAGTACGGGAAACACCTGAAACTACCTGGTGGCTGCCAAGGGCTGTCAGGATTAATAGCTCAAGGCCTGCTGAACAAG ATGGTGCAGTGGTTTGGGAAATGCAGGAAACTGTGGATCGAATGTGGCCCGAAATGGGACGAGACCTTGTTCAATCTGTCTGAGGAATTCTTTGATGCCTTAATG GTGGTTCATAAAGCATGCAAAGAGG gaaCATGCAAAATCACAGAGTCCTTCCTGTACCCTGTTGGTCAATTGGCAGTAGACCCCAGAATCTACATCCTGATCCAAAAAGAG GCAATTCGCAAATTTAACTTAATTCTGGACAAGATTCCAGTGGAGCttaagaaagagaggaagatcCTAACATCAAAGGAGGCTTCAGATATCAT GATGAAGTTGGCTGGTCAGATATTGAAGGGGGGTG ATTACGACTTGCAGACAGCCCTGATGGAGGCATTGTGCAGAATGGCCACTCCTGACCAGAGGAAGGAACTGGCAGATCAATGGTTCAGCATGGAGCATGTGGCCAATGCCCTAGTCAAGATCAAAGATTCTGAGTTTGAGACG GATTGTCGCACGTTTCTGAACTTGGTCAATGGAATACAGGGAGACAGGAGAAG AGTGTCCTCCTATCCGTGTTTAGAGGTTTTTCTGGACAAGCATGAG CTGCTGATGCCCGCTGATGAGAAGCTGGAAGAATTTTGGATTGACTTCAACTTTGACAGCCACAGCATCTCCTTTTACTTCTCTTTCTTTGATGAAGCAGCACGG GAGGGCCAATGGGAAACAATATGTATCAATGAGAATGAAGTCAAAAGTTACACTGTTACAG aggAGGGCACGAGGAAAGTCTTGCAGTTACTGTTGTCAGAGGTGATCGTTGTGGGTGAGATAGAAGGATTGAGTCTTACCATCCACTTCAGCTCCTCCCTGGACATCCTGCAGGCTGCTCGTACTGTCTATGGACACTGCAAAAACAAA ggCTTTGTGGGAAAGACGGGCAAATCGGTAGTAAAGACTACAGTTAGAATTATAATGACAGACAACATCTCCCAG GTTGTTCCAGAGAGTCAGATGTCCCTTGGTGAAAGTGAGAAAGATACTGCCCCCTACCTTCTACCTGCCCAGTCTGCAATTGCGCAG ATGAAGACCCCAACCAAGATGAGGTTTTCAGAGTCTACCACCTTCATCAGCAACAGTGCAGGAGGAAGTGTGCATGGTGCCCGTTCCCTCTCCGCTGTTATGTCCTCAA acaCTTCAGCCAAGGGTAAAGGGAAGCCATCTCTGGAGATGGTTCCTTCATGTGATAGGCAAGGGGAATCTTACCTGGGAGCGCTAAGGACATCTGCTAAGACCTGCAGTAATAGCACATCTAACAGCACAGCAGCAGGTGGCATGACAGAGCAG GTTGCTACATCCCTACAGAGCATGGCTCCCAAACAGTCCAATAGGAATAAGGTTGGCAAATACAAAAAG AACATACCAGTGGCAGAAGCAGTCAATATGGTTCTATCTGGACATGGAGAAGAACAGTCTCTGG AGTCTAGTGTTGTGCCTAACACCCAACCCAGAATTGAGAAGAACAT AACTTTGAACTGGAAAAAATGTTCAGTTTCTGAAATGATAATGATGCCGACACAGAAAATCAATTTTCTGCCAAGACCTG AGCCTCGTTCAAGTTTGGCACAACAGCAGGAGTGCCCGTCACCAGCACAGAGATTGTCACTTCCAGGTTCAAGCTCAACCAGCCAAAAGCAACTCCATACTGAACTCACCCAGCGCCTGCAGAAGGTCCTCAGTGAGAGGAACCAAGATCCTGCACCACAGCAGCCATTTGTCCCCCAGAGAAAATTGGCCGATCTCAGAGCGGGTTCTAAAGGCACAAACTCTGCAGTTCAGTCTGCTTTGGTGCTGTGTACTTCCAAAGAGCAGCAGACCCAGAGAAAGGCCCTTTCCAGAGGGAAGAGCCAACGCCTGATGTCACGAGAGGCAGATGCTGCTGTAATCAAAGATCCAGCCAAGACCTCCACAGCCAAGGCTCTGCAGAAGAGAGTTCCACCTAATGTTAAGGTTGAAACTCATAATGGCCCATCAAACAAAGAGACG AGAGATGCAGAAGTTGCAGGCAGCCTGGTGAAGCTCATTTCTAGTCATTATGAGATTAACACCCAATCCAAAGCAAAAGATACTGCAGAAAGTATCCCCAAGAGCTGGATTCCTCCTCTTGTCAACAG GCCTATCTTCAATATGAGCTGGTTATCAACTGCTAAA AAAGAATCATCAGGAGCTGTAAGCCAAATTAAATCACACAGCAAAACCACAACTAAATCTACACGGCAGAG AAAAGATATTTTTGCATTCAACATTGATGCACCATTGAGTGTTACG GGAAAGAACAAAACATTCTCTTACACTTCTGCCATGACAAGCAG TGGCAGCCATGACTCACCAGCACTGCCCAGCACAATCAAGAAAGGACAACCTGTGGCAAAA GCGAAGCGCTATGTGAAAAAGCATCTGTTCAGTGACACGGACTACAGCACGACAGATGTCAGCTGGCTGAGGGAATCATCCAGGAAACCCAAACCTAAAGTTAACAAATACTCCAGACAGGCACCTGTCAAGCCGAGAGCAATGTCACCTCATACTTCAT ATGATTTCCCAGATCTTCCCCCATCCTCTCGAAAACCTGAAAAGCGCAATACCAAACTCAACAAG AAGAGGCCTGCCGTGAAGGGGAGAGTGGAGCAGCAACACAAGCCAGTGAAGCTAGCACCAGCACCCAAAAGACCATATGCAGCAGGCAGGATGTCCCAGAGAACTGCAGCCATCTCTACCAAGAGCTACAAGGAGCCAGACACTGATGACAGCCTATCGGAGTCAGAGAAGCCTGCTGTTCCCAAG TACTCCTCCGCTCATCATTTGGAGAATGCTGAGAGAACTCACGATGCTGCTCAAGTTACAAAGAAAAAGACTGCCAGCAAACGATCAACCAAAAGCTATATGATACCAGAGAGCAACCATCATAGCAGCCAGTCAGAGTCCATGTTTGGGCAGCCACCCCCTTCCAAG AAGCAGAGGCCTGAGAATGTTCTTTCAGAAACTAGGAagttaaataagaaaaatgtcGTCCCTGCCCAAGAACAAGTGAACAGATTGAAGGGTCCCCGGGCTGCCCGCCAGACCTTCTTCTGTCCATCCCCTCCTTTGATCGAGAGGATGAGAT CTGCTGAGAGGTCAGCCCCAACCTTGGGTTTGACCTGCTCGCCTCTCTTCACCCCGCGGGGATCCCCACTCCCTGCCTCCCCCGACCAACTCTGCGAGGACCCCTCCTCACCTATCCTGCTGCTACCCAAACCTCGCTCTACAGTCAGCAGTAAAGGAGACTTAAGGCCCTCCTCTTTCTACAGTGCAGGAAAAAAGCGGAGCTCATCCAAGACTGGATCCAACCAGTCTgcaccctctctcccttcacTGATCCCCATCAGTCAAACCCCTGGACCTAGTGCAGCAGAG ATGAATCCAATCAAGGAGCGTCTACCCTCCGCACCTCAAtctcccttttctctgtctGCTCGGCCCCTGTTGACTTCCACTCTTCTCGAGCTGGACAAGCCGTCCATTCCCTCTCCTTCTCAGTCTCCGCTCCCTGAAGACACTTTCAACCATGGGAGCCATTACAGCTTCAGTAAAGTGTCTTCAGTATCTTGGGTTTCATCCACTCAGTCATCAGTACTCACTAGTAGAGTTAAGGACAGCCCTGTAGCTGCCCTTGCTGTGACTAGTACAAAAGAG GAAACACCATCTTCAGACCGAGATCAAAAGTCTGACCGACTTCATTTCTCAG GACCCAGTCGAAAGCGCCACGTCTCCTTTTCCAGTAAGTCTGAGGaagatgaaaaggaaaagaggcaGAAAAGCAAGACGAGAGGACAGCGCTCTCCTCGGATGAAACCAAGGAAGTTGTTCAAATCCT TCGCTGAGGTGTCTGCTGAGGGTGAGGTGAGCTGTGTGATGTCTTCTTCCCACACAATGAGCTCCAGTCATTGGGAGGCTGAGGTGGAAGATGGAGACATGGATGTGGATGAGGATTTCGAGTTGCCAAAAGTTACTGTAAACCCGAGTAACCTGTGCAAACAATTCAGCTCTGAGCTGAAGAAAAAGTTCCAg AGCCGTCATAATATGGTGAAAGTTTACAACAAGCAGTCCTTGAAGACCGTCCAACAACATGTCTCCTGCCTCAACGCGCAAGTTGCCAAATACAG GACTCAGAGGCTTGAACAGGTTCAGAAGGTCCTCATGGAAGAGATCCACAAACTGGAGAAGGATGACACTGTGCTTAAGCGCATGGAGAAAGACCTGACT ATTTATTGGAAAAAGCAGGCCGTGGCTTTCCATTCCTACCAGGAGCAGGGAACAATCAG AAATGAGGCCTTGAAGAAAGCCCTCCAGACTAACGTGTGTCACAGTGTGGAGTATGAGGAGAGAATATTCACATCCCAG ATGTGCATGATACGAAATGACATGAAGTCAGTTCAGGACAGACTCCTCAGCGAGATG CAAGAGGGGGAGATCCAGAGTGTGAAGAGAGGCCTGCATGCTCTGTTTTTCCCCTGA
- the fam217b gene encoding protein FAM217B: MGPIMQERTASTALKRVVSKEKIRVKYTENNGPVTSSKKSNKMKKAVGQMRNGLPGPGQDKDTVTTVQKGAQSKGGRIKSGTTRNTSKLSSPEEGDLRPQVRKHLSVHRKEEQLENQQVSQCSHALHQNRGGMGKNRRALSLPLSPISGLRHMPAHPLTHSPALTPEVLQRHYNQKDEDTDSASDLSDSERLPVLPSPCTPCTPPHLNLRAEVINTDDFPPDFPGPHGAVDDEDESEKPSYGYPDFLPPPFNTWSLRQLAVFLHTEGRGAPRPKPVGHLEKYLERLLQLEWLQIQTVQADSTRLPGSRTRPQSFPSATTVHQPRPHTAPPSRLNSPKGQRHSQRAFPFSPVNNPPSPASVQQTHSRFPVCPHCHIRYPLCNGSCSANAYQRHSRLSPLLERRARPGAAAKRSSSETRATSTENRSSGGQSGGQGGGGAQTPVSPSAGKSHLRHMQASGNARKITQESETNPNGQGQVRKSRVRANSETDIKKEPCGSKTAGAEKRVFAAGKREVVTSKRVDKDWQRIEAVGQASKTAMKRAAKEPPSLFKAPPVSKQNGKTKNVHFVAK, encoded by the exons ATGGGGCCCATCATGCAGGAGCGCACAGCATCCACGGCACTGAAACGCGTCGTCTCCAAAGAAAAGATTCGGGTGAAATATACTGAAAACAACGGACCTGTAACCAG TTCGAAGAAAAGTAACAAGATGAAGAAAGCAGTGGGCCAGATGAGAAATGGCCTCCCAGGACCAGGTCAGGATAAggacacagtgacaacagtgcaGAAG GGTGCACAGTCAAAAGGTGGCAGGATCAAATCTGGCACAACGCGCAATACAAGTAAACTCTCCAG CCCTGAAGAAGGAGATTTGAGACCTCAAGTCCGGAAACATTTATCTGTGCACAGGAAAGAGGAGCAACTGGAAAATCAACAGGTATCACAGTGCAGCCACGCACTACACCAGAATCGTGGGGGGATGGGGAAAAATCGGCGagctctctccctgcctctctccccAATATCAGGGCTACGACACATGCCAGCACACCCCCTAACACACTCTCCAGCCCTCACCCCAGAGGTACTGCAGCGGCACTACAACCAGAAGGATGAAGACACTGACAGTGCCAGTGATCTGTCAGATTCTGAGAGGCTGCCTGTACTGCCCTCTCCCTGTACCCCTTGCACCCCTCCCCATCTCAACCTCCGGGCCGAGGTCATCAACACTGATGACTTTCCCCCGGACTTCCCTGGACCTCATGGGGCTgtggatgatgaagatgagagtGAAAAACCCAGCTACGGTTACCCAGATTTTCTGCCTCCTCCCTTTAACACTTGGAGCCTGAGACAGCTGGCAGTGTTTCTCCATACGGAGGGCCGTGGTGCCCCCCGGCCCAAGCCTGTAGGTCACTTAGAGAAGTACCTGGAgaggctgctgcagctggagtgGCTTCAGATCCAAACAGTGCAAGCAGATAGCACGCGCCTGCCCGGGAGCCGTACAAGGCCTCAGAGCTTCCCCTCTGCCACCACTGTTCACCAACCGAGGCCTCACACAGCTCCGCCATCCCGACTCAACTCCCCTAAAGGGCAGAGGCACAGCCAGAGAGCCTTCCCATTTTCACCTGTCAATAACCCACCATCACCCGCCTCAGTCCAGCAAACGCATTCCCGCTTTCCAGTTTGCCCTCACTGTCACATTCGCTACCCATTGTGCAATGGAAGCTGCTCCGCCAATGCCTACCAGCGCCACTCAAGGCTCAGCCCACTGCTTGAGCGTAGAGCCAGGCCTGGAGCAGCAGcgaagaggagcagcagcgaGACCCGAGCAACCTCAACAGAAAATAGGAGCTCCGGAGGACAAAGTGGAGGACAAGGCGGAGGAGGAGCCCAGACCCCAGTTAGCCCCTCAGCTGGAAAAAGTCATCTCAGACACATGCAGGCTTCAGGCAATGCCCGTAAGATAACCCAGGAATCTGAAACTAACCCAAACGGTCAAGGTCAGGTCAGGAAAAGCCGCGTTCGAGCTAACTCTGAGACCGATATTAAAAAAGAGCCTTGTGGCAGTAAAACAGCCGGTGCAGAGAAACGTGTTTTTGCTGCAGGTAAAAGAGAGGTCGTCACCTCCAAGAGAGTAGATAAGGATTGGCAGAGGATAGAAGCCGTAGGTCAAGCCTCTAAAACGGCCATGAAAAGAGCTGCTAAAGAGCCACCGTCTCTCTTCAAAGCGCCGCCTGTAAGTAAGCAGAatggcaaaacaaaaaatgtgcacTTTGTTGCAAAGTAA
- the ppp1r3da gene encoding protein phosphatase 1, regulatory subunit 3Da produces the protein MDRGWFIGPERIPPPEEETSSSDSSVSRSCITINLTEMLQADKPSAVKKLIPIRPPSPRVSLQREQEFHCTLSCEPTPKPIIRQRSRSLPLATEKKKQCRNVGVRFIDSLGLDLEDIKLFKSGEDPFVPHHVAFRLSMGAELADGRHLEISLPYLKPFFAQQPGDQHGFLHRLYEQKVCLERVLCFELGVIGITQVLNLDFEKDVIARYSFTEWKSCSETKASWVSTITKTWEGGEGQLNCDTFRFHMPVPPFLQPGAVLQFAIQYKVGGVEYWDNNYGENYKLVCHNYKLTVPKECEDSMVHFI, from the coding sequence ATGGACAGAGGGTGGTTTATTGGACCTGAGAGGATTCCCCCTCCAGAGGAGGAGACGTCCAGCTCTGACAGCAGTGTCTCGAGGTCTTGCATTACTATCAACCTGACTGAAATGCTTCAAGCTGACAAACCTAGTGCAGTAAAGAAATTAATTCCAATCCGGCCCCCAAGCCCCCGAGTCTCTCTGCAGAGGGAACAAGAGTTTCATTGCACTCTCTCCTGTGAACCTACGCCTAAACCCATCATCCGACAACGATCCCGCTCTCTGCCTCTCGctacagaaaagaagaagcagtgCAGAAATGTTGGCGTACGCTTTATTGATTCTTTGGGCCTTGACCTGGAAGACATCAAGCTTTTCAAATCTGGAGAAGATCCATTTGTACCACATCATGTTGCCTTCAGATTGTCGATGGGTGCAGAGTTGGCAGATGGAAGGCATCTAGAGATATCCTTGCCATACTTGAAGCCGTTTTTTGCCCAACAACCTGGCGACCAGCACGGTTTCCTGCATCGCCTTTATGAGCAGAAAGTGTGTCTTGAGAGAGTCTTGTGTTTTGAACTAGGTGTAATTGGAATCACCCAGGTCCTCAATTTGGATTTTGAGAAAGATGTCATAGCCCGCTATTCATTTACAGAGTGGAAGAGCTGCTCAGAAACTAAGGCCTCTTGGGTGTCCACCATCACCAAGACctgggaaggaggagagggccAACTCAATTGTGATACATTTCGTTTCCACATGCCTGTTCCTCCGTTCCTGCAGCCAGGAGCAGTGTTACAGTTTGCCATTCAATACAAAGTTGGTGGGGTTGAATACTGGGACAACAATTATGGAGAGAATTATAAGTTAGTTTGCCATAACTACAAGCTCACTGTGCCCAAAGAATGCGAGGATAGTATGGTGCACTTCATTTAG